The Mauremys reevesii isolate NIE-2019 linkage group 13, ASM1616193v1, whole genome shotgun sequence genome contains a region encoding:
- the LOC120380142 gene encoding olfactory receptor 11A1-like, which translates to MGNQTAITEFILLGFGDLPELQSLLFLLFLVIYVLTMAGNILIIVLVVADQHLHNPMYFFLGNLSCLETCYTSNILPRMLASFLTGDRTISFNGCLTQYYFFGCLAAAECYLLAAMSYDRYLAICKPLHYGALMNGRLCLQLATVSWVSGFLANTILTFFISNLIFCGPNEIDHFFCDSFPMMKLSCSDTHLTGLLTSIVACICSLPPFLLTVTSYIYIITSILRIPSSTGRKKTFSTCSSHLIVVTIFYGSILIVYVLPHSNRLKDFNKFFSVFYTVLTPMVNPLIYSLRNKEVKEALRKAFNKCMDFKTLQKIQIASS; encoded by the coding sequence ATGGGAAACCAAACAGCcatcacagaattcatcctcctgggatttgGGGATCTCCCTGAACTTCAGtcccttctcttcctgctgtttctaGTGATCTATGTTTTGACCATGGCTGGGAACATCCTTATCATTGTGCTAGTTGtggctgatcagcaccttcacaaccccatgtatttcttcctggggaacttgtcctgcttaGAGACCTGCTACACTTCAAACATCCTGCCCAGGATGTTGGCCAGTTTCCTGACAGGGGACAGAACCATTTCATTCAATGGGTGTCTCACACAATATTATTTCTTTGGATGCTTAGCAGCTGCAGAATGTTATCTCCTAGCAGCCATGTCTTATGATCGATACCTAGCGATATGCAAACCACTGCATTATGGAGCCCTCATGAATGGCAGGCTCTGTCTCCAGCTAGCTACAGTGTCTTGGGTAAGTGGCTTTCTGGCTAATACTATATTAACATTTTTTATCTCCAACTTAATCTTCTGTGGTCccaatgaaattgaccatttcttcTGTGATTCCTTCCCAATGATGAAACTCTCCTGCAGTGATACTCatctgactggacttttaacatccATTGTGGCTTGCATATGCTCACTGCCTCCGTTTCTATTAACCGTGACATCCTATATTTACATCATTACCtccatcctgagaatcccttccagCACTGGGAGGAAGAAGACATTTTCCACTTGCTCCTCCCACCTTATTGTGGTTACAATTTTCTATGGGTCGATACTGATTGTGTATGTGCTTCCGCATAGCAACAGATTGAAGGACTTTAACAAATTCTTCTCTGTCTTTTACACCGTCCTGACTCCCATGGTCAATCcactcatctacagcctgagaaacaaagaaGTAAAGGAGGCCCTGAGGAAAGCTTTCAATAAATGTATGGATTTTAAGACACTGCAGAAAATTCAGATTGCTTCAAGTTAG